The following are encoded together in the Syngnathus typhle isolate RoL2023-S1 ecotype Sweden linkage group LG5, RoL_Styp_1.0, whole genome shotgun sequence genome:
- the LOC133153895 gene encoding lipoxygenase homology domain-containing protein 1-like isoform X1, with amino-acid sequence MGSKDKKSKKDSEKEEEHDEEDGKKKKKDTKKKGSMNSDEDRKKTKGKKKKVENYVEIYECELRNYQAEMVENYEDEYHKKKVYEVMTVTGDERGAGTDANVFVTLFGEFGITPKVHLASNTEKRSRTAFERAKTDVFRIRTHNVGSLKKIRIEHDNTGLNASWFLDRVVVTDVIRPHLRYYFACNNWLSKSEGDRLFVRDLLGTADPMDMPKYNKYMVSVFTADIKGSGTDADVFINIFGEFGDTGERLLNTDKNNFEKGTEDKFTIEAPNLGKVRKITIGHNNKGSSAGWFVDKVVVDDLGNKLAYEFPVSRWFAIDEDDGKIQRDILVGGSQPTGIMYNVQIVTGDIRGAGTNSKIHVVMHGSKGLKNSGKVFLEGGKFERGLTDIFNVEIAALLSPLSRVTIGHDNDGVSAGWYCDKVVVYCPFTGIEQTFPCSKWLDEKEGDGLIERELYEMVSLRQRRQKKHPWSLWVWTSDLANAGTDADIYFQAYGDKGKSDEIRLDNKTDNFERGQVDRFVVEMPDLGILTKLRFWHQKRNPFAGWHLSKATLMKTLTKDKYHFPCERWLDTNEDDNEVVRELPAMGRQIADPLPLIKYRVTVCTGTIGGSGTDASVFLNLIGEHGDTGDRALVNCKNNINKFEKGNLDEFVIEAVAIGQIRRVRIGHDGKGGGCGWFLEKVVVREEGQAEAHAMEFPCNRWLDRNEDDGQIVRELVPLSDGQRLYNVAYHVAVKTGSIPGGSSDSTVYVKLYGDKGDTGKMMLVVSDNNLSNYFETGRVDIFTVETSDIGQINRLMIGHNNEGMRAGWFLDSVQILVPVNGKHYMFPCHRWLSKGEADGKTEVEIYPSEILDTQQLINYEVTLVTGDEMFAGTNAKVFIQIYGSKGKTEVIRLDSRSNNFERRSTDIFKIEAKDVGKVFKIRIGHDGSGVGSGWLLDTVEVKHLAMVMMPKEKKKEDKKKKKKKKDEEEEGAEEMQEVVVTYRFPCSRWLARSEEDGELQVELLPDGAEELEVNTYEVCVFTGGVLGAGSDADVFINIYGENGDTGERYLNNSDNINKFERGEEDVFIVTAIDLGPLKKLRIRHDNTRSYSSWYLDRVEIVDTKDDVTYFFPCNRWLAVDEDDGQIARELVPVDEAFMKKDEEGGGATLGLEQKAMSTTYTIKIKTGEKKYSGTDANVFVSLFGENDDTGIINLKACKNYKNKFEQGAINEFIVEAVDLGELEKLRIGHDNSGGSPGWFLDWVEIDAPSQGLRLRFPCGRWLDRGEDDGAIVRDLYPAELQTELYAPFVPYELKIYTSDVFGAGTDADVFIVLYGQKGVCTLQKHLCVNKRERRLYFERGSEDMFIVELEDVGDIIEKIRVGHDNRGSNPGWHLDRVEIRRLLRKGKGSETTVFPCERWLAKSEDDGETVRELVPSDIITEKLLKGGTLKRTETEVEDALETHQYQVSVRTGDMYKAGTDANVFLTIYGDLGDTGERKLSRSDNNRNKFERGAVDKFTIEAVDLGQVFKIRIRHDNSMMGADWYLDQVEVLDVDTEEVYMFLCERWLSKKKEDKRLERTFFVKGYEGERNTDPNSKKMARAKMALDRNANKKKKKKMAVVEEWPIIPYHFTLSTGLERDASTTARVYVIIIGPGDLETDRLWLDLPDGKKSFAAGSMEHFVCYGTDVGEIKRVELGHNGATPESCWLVDELAIGVPTKGIKYSFLCKCWLAKDRGDGLTVRLFNVLDAGTISINRKVIYSTTVVTGDTQYAGTDTNIFLTVFGANGTTEEILLPKNEDRFERGQEDTFTLEVDDIAPLKKIRVRIDGSGSRPDWFLDRILLRNLTTEEVYTFTYENWLSKSKGPRRTRVCELAAVVDEEEMVEKSTYVIQVQTSDVTGAGTDANVCLIVFGEFGDTGTLALKESANRNKFERKMRDVFRFPDMLSLGELSKVRVWHDNKGVAPAWHLDYIDIKDESMDQTFRFPCDRWLAKNEDDGQIIRELACASNDALDLSDKTKYEIAITTANTDDASTNENVWIVLEGRKARSKEFVLENRKHKFTRGATDTFEFSSKHVGEIAGICIGHITKDGKKVKSESSWHVAEVVVTEKELGNKYFFQCDARVPLTSKKDQFQNFECYKSVESFASKVGNLVPVKYKIIVITGDIKDAGTDANVHITIYGVNGDSGRRLLRKKFRNLFERGCSDRFVIEMLDLGELLRVKVEQDNSGSNHGWFLECVEVTNLANSVTTIFQCAKWLDKGKADGRMERILYPKY; translated from the exons ATGGGCTCCAAGGATAAAAAATCCAAAAAGGACTCTGAGAAAGAGGAAGAACATGATGAGGAGgatgggaagaagaagaaaaaggacaCGAAGAAGAAAGGATCCATGAACAGCGACGAGGACAGGAAGAagacaaaaggcaaaaagaagaAGGTGGAAAATTACGTGGAAATCTATGAGTGTGAGCTTCGGAATTACCAGGCAGAAATGGTGGAGAACTATGAAGATGAGTATCACAAAAAGAAAG TATATGAAGTGATGACCGTTACGGGCGATGAGAGAGGAGCAGGCACAGATGCAAATGTCTTTGTCACTCTCTTTGGAGAATTCGGTATTACTCCCAAAGTCCATCTGGCTAGCAA CACAGAGAAAAG GAGTCGCACTGCATTTGAGAGAGCCAAAACAGACGTGTTTAGGATAAGAACCCACAATGTTGGCTCCTTGAAGAAAATACG GATTGAGCACGACAACACGGGCCTGAACGCTAGCTGGTTCTTGGACAGGGTGGTGGTGACCGACGTGATCAGGCCTCACCTGAGGTACTACTTTGCTTGTAATAACTGGCTCAGTAAATCGGAAGGGGATCGCCTTTTCGTTCGAGATTTACTGGGCACCGCCGACCCCATGGACATGCCCAAAT ATAATAAGTACATGGTCAGCGTATTCACTGCAGATATAAAAGGTAGCGGAACAGATGCTGATGTCTTCATTAATATCTTTGGAGAGTTTGGAGATACAG GGGAAAGGCTACTGAATACCGACAAAAACAACTTTGAGAAAGGCACCGAGGACAAATTTACCATTGAAGCACCGAATTTGGGCAAAGTGAGGAAGATCACTATCGGCCATAATAACAAAGGCTCTTCTGCGGGATGGTTTGTAGACAAG GTGGTCGTGGATGATCTGGGAAACAAACTAGCGTATGAATTTCCTGTCAGTCGATGGTTTGCCATCGATGAGGACGACGGCAAGATACAGAGAGATATTTTAGTGGGAGGAAGCCAACCCACAG GGATCATGTACAACGTCCAGATTGTAACCGGAGACATCCGAGGAGCTGGGACCAACTCCAAAATCCACGTAGTGATGCATGGCAGCAAAGGCTTGAAGAATAGCGGCAAG GTGTTTTTGGAAGGAGGCAAATTTGAGCGTGGTCTTACCGACATCTTCAACGTGGAGATCGCCGCGCTTCTCAGCCCGCTCAGCAGGGTCACCATCGGACATGACAACGACGGGGTCAGTGCCGGCTGGTACTGTGACAAG GTGGTGGTTTACTGTCCATTCACGGGCATCGAGCAGACCTTCCCGTGCTCTAAATGGCTGGACGAGAAGGAAGGAGACGGACTGATTGAACGAGAACTCTACGAGATGGTCTCACTCAGGCAGAGACGGCAAAAAA AGCATCCCTGGTCCTTGTGGGTCTGGACGTCCGACCTGGCCAATGCCGGAACCGACGCAGATATTTATTTCCAGGCGTACGGAGACAAGGGCAAGTCGGATGAGATCAGACTAGACAACAAAACCGATAATTTTGAGAGAGGACAAGTGGACAGGTTTGTG GTGGAGATGCCTGATTTGGGAATTTTGACCAAACTGCGTTTCTGGCATCAGAAGAGAAATCCTTTTGCGGGATGGCATCTAAGTAAG gCAACGCTAATGAAAACACTAACAAAGGATAAATATCATTTTCCTTGTGAGCGTTGGCTGGACACGAATGAAGACGATAACGAAGTCGTGAGAGAGCTTCCTGCCATGGGCCGGCAAATTGCTGACCCACTGCCTT TGATAAAATACAGAGTGACCGTTTGCACTGGGACCATCGGCGGCAGTGGTACGGACGCGTCGGTTTTTCTCAATCTCATCGGCGAGCACGGCGACACGGGAGATCGAGCGCTGGTCAACTGCAAAAATAACATCAACAAGTTTGAGAAAGGGAAT CTGGACGAGTTCGTCATCGAGGCCGTCGCCATCGGTCAAATTCGCAGGGTGAGGATCGGGCACGACGGCAAAGGCGGAGGCTGCGGCTGGTTTCTAGAGAAAGTCGTGGTGAGAGAGGAAGGACAAGCTGAGGCGCACGCCATGGAGTTCCCCTGCAACAG ATGGCTGGATCGTAATGAAGACGATGGACAGATCGTTCGAGAGTTAGTCCCGTTATCGGACGGCCAGCGTCTTTACA ATGTTGCCTATCACGTCGCGGTGAAGACTGGGAGCATTCCTGGAGGCAGCTCGGACTCCACGGTCTATGTCAAACTCTACGGGGACAAAGGTGACACGGGTAAAATGATGCTGGTGGTCTCTGACAACAACCTGAGTAACTACTTTGAGACGGGTCGCGTTGACATCTTCACCGTAGAGACTTCAGATATTGGACAG ATCAACCGCCTGATGATAGGCCATAACAATGAAGGCATGCGGGCTGGTTGGTTTTTGGACAGCGTTCAGATCTTGGTCCCCGTGAATGGAAAGCACTACATGTTCCCATGCCATCGCTGGCTCTCCAAGGGGGAAGCCGATGGGAAGACGGAGGTGGAGATTTACCCCAGCGAGATCCTGGACACGCAACAAC tGATCAACTATGAAGTAACATTAGTGACCGGGGATGAGATGTTTGCCGGCACCAACGCCAAAGTGTTTATTCAGATTTACGGCAGCAAAGGGAAGACAGAGGTCATCAGGCTTGACAGCCGGTCCAACAATTTTGAGAGGCGCTCCACAGACATATTCAAG ATCGAGGCCAAAGACGTGGGCAAAGTGTTCAAGATCCGCATCGGCCACGACGGCTCGGGTGTCGGATCTGGCTGGTTGCTGGACACGGTGGAGGTCAAGCACCTCGCAATGGTTATGATGcccaaggagaagaagaaggaggataagaaaaagaagaaaaagaagaaggatgaggaggaggaaggggcgGAGGAAATGCAGGAGGTGGTGGTAACGTATCGTTTCCCCTGCTCGCGTTGGCTGGCCCGCTCAGAAGAGGATGGTGAGCTGCAGGTGGAGCTGCTGCCTGACGGAGCTGAAGAACTGGAAG TTAACACCTACGAAGTGTGCGTCTTCACGGGTGGCGTTCTGGGAGCCGGGAGCGACGCCGACGTCTTCATTAATATTTACGGCGAGAACGGAGACACCGGAGAGCGTTATCTCAACAACTCCGACAACATCAACAAATTCGAACGAGGCGAG GAGGACGTGTTTATCGTGACAGCGATTGATTTGGGTCCTCTGAAGAAGCTTCGGATCCGTCATGACAACACGCGGTCGTATTCATCGTGGTATCTGGATCGTGTGGAGATAGTGGACACAAAGGATGATGTTAC GTACTTCTTCCCGTGTAATCGCTGGCTCGCCGTGGATGAGGATGACGGGCAGATCGCGAGAGAGCTGGTTCCTGTGGACGAGGCCTTCATGAAGAAGGATGAGGAGGGAGGCGGCGCTACTCTGGGGCTCGAGCAGAAAG ctATGTCGACTACatacacaataaaaataaaaactggagAAAAGAAGTACTCAGGAACCGACGCTAATGTCTTTGTCTCGTTATTTGGAGAGAATGATGACACGG GTATCATCAACCTGAAGGCGTGTAAGAACTACAAGAACAAGTTTGAGCAGGGCGCCATCAACGAGTTCATTGTGGAGGCTGTGGACTTGGGCGAGTTGGAAAAGCTTCGTATTGGTCATGACAACTCAG GAGGTTCACCCGGTTGGTTCTTAGACTGGGTGGAGATTGACGCCCCCTCCCAGGGTCTGAGGCTGCGCTTCCCGTGCGGTCGCTGGTTGGACAGAGGAGAGGACGACGGCGCCATAGTGAGGGATCTTTATCCAGCCGAGTTACAGACTGAGCTGTACGCACCGT TTGTGCCCTACGAGCTGAAGATCTACACCAGCGACGTGTTCGGCGCGGGGACAGATGCGGATGTGTTCATTGTTTTGTATGGCCAGAAAGGAGTTTGCACTCTGCAGAAGCATCTATGCGTCAACAAGAGGGAGAGGCGGTTGTACTTTGAGAGGGGATCTGAGGACATGTTCATAGTGGAG TTAGAAGACGTCGGCGACATCATCGAAAAGATCCGAGTCGGTCACGACAACAGGGGCTCCAATCCTGGGTGGCACCTCGACAGAGTTGAGATCAGACGCCTGCTGAGGAAAGGAAAG GGTTCAGAGACGACCGTTTTCCCGTGTGAGCGCTGGTTGGCCAAATCCGAGGATGACGGGGAGACGGTGAGAGAGCTGGTCCCGTCGGACATCATTACAGAGAAACTGCTCAAGGGGGGCACGCTGAAGCGCACCGAAACCGAGGTGGAGGATGCTTTGGAAA CTCACCAGTACCAGGTGTCCGTGCGCACTGGTGACATGTACAAAGCAGGAACGGATGCCAACGTCTTCCTCACCATCTATGGAGACCTCGGGGACACGGGAGAGCGCAAATTGTCCAGATCTGACAACAACAGGAACAAGTTTGAGAGAGGAGCG GTGGATAAATTCACCATTGAAGCCGTCGACCTTGGCCAAGTCTTTAAGATCCGGATTCGTCATGACAACTCCATGATGGGGGCTGACTGGTATCTGGATCAGGTGGAGGTGCTGGATGTGGACACGGAGGAGGTTTACATGTTCTTGTGTGAGCGCTGGCTGTCAAAGAAGAAGGAGGACAAACGCTTGGAGAGGACCTTCTTTGTTAAG GGTTATGAAGGTGAAAGAAACACTGACCCAAATTCCAAGAAGATGGCTCGTGCTAAAATGGCACTGGATCGcaatgcaaataaaaagaagaagaagaaaatggcaGTGGTGGAAGAATGGCCAA TCATCCCTTATCACTTCACTCTGTCCACCGGGCTGGAGCGAGATGCCAGCACCACCGCCAGGGTCtacgtcatcatcatcggcccAGGAGACCTGGAGACGGATCGGCTGTGGCTGGATCTGCCAGATGGGAAGAAATCCTTCGCAGCTGGCAGCATGGAGCATTTTGTGTGCTATGGAACCGACGTGGGAGAAATCAAGAGGGTGGAA CTCGGCCACAACGGCGCCACTCCGGAGAGCTGCTGGTTGGTGGACGAGCTGGCGATCGGCGTGCCCACCAAAGGCATCAAGTACAGCTTCCTATGCAAGTGCTGGCTGGCCAAAGACAGGGGGGACGGTCTCACCGTCCGACTCTTCAACGTGCTGGACGCCGGCACCATCAGCATCAACCGCAAA GTGATTTATTCCACCACAGTTGTCACGGGCGACACGCAGTACGCCGGCACGGACACCAACATTTTCCTGACTGTGTTTGGAGCCAATGGGACCACAGAGGAAATTCTCCTGCCCAAGAATGAGGACAG GTTTGAGAGAGGCCAAGAGGACACATTCACCCTGGAAGTTGACGACATTGCTCCTCTCAAGAAGATACGAGTGAGGATTGATGGCAGCGGCAGTCGTCCAGATTGGTTCCTCGACAGG ATCCTGTTGCGGAACCTGACCACCGAGGAGGTGTACACGTTCACCTATGAGAACTGGCTGTCAAAGAGCAAAGGTCCCAGAAGGACTCGAGTGTGCGAGCTGGCGGCTGTGGTGGATGAGGAGGAGATGGTGGAGAAAAGCACTTATGTCATCCAAGTCCAGACCAGTGATGTCACAG GCGCTGGCACGGACGCCAACGTGTGCCTGATTGTGTTTGGGGAGTTTGGCGACACGGGGACGCTAGCGCTGAAGGAGAGCGCCAACAGGAATAAGTTTGAGCGCAAAATGAGAGACGTGTTCCGCTTCCCCGACATGCTCAGTCTGGGCGAGCTTTCCAAAGTGCGAGTGTGGCACGACAACAAAG GTGTGGCACCCGCCTGGCACCTGGACTATATCGACATTAAAGATGAGAGTATGGATCAAACGTTCAGGTTCCCGTGTGACCGCTGGTTGGCTAAAAACGAAGACGACGGCCAGATCATCAGGGAGCTGGCGTGTGCCAGCAATGACGCCTTGGACCTCAGCGACAAAACAA AATATGAAATTGCCATAACCACCGCAAACACTGACGACGCGTCCACCAATGAAAACGTTTGGATTGTTCTGGAAGGAAGGAAAGCCCGCTCCAAGGAATTTGTTCTGGAGAATAGAAAACACAAATTCACACG CGGTGCCACCGACACCTTTGAGTTCTCGTCCAAGCACGTGGGCGAGATCGCCGGCATCTGCATCGGACACATCACCAAAGACGGAAAGAAGGTGAAGAGTGAATCCTCCTGGCACGTGGCAGAGGTGGTGGTGACCGAAAAAGAGCTGGGAAACAA GTATTTCTTCCAATGTGACGCCCGAGTACCCCTGACATCCAAAAAGGATCAGTTCCAGAACTTCGAGTGCTACAAGTCAGTGGAGAGCTTTGCCAGCAAAGTAGGCAACTTGGTGCCCGTCAAGTACAAGATCATCGTCATCACCGGCGACATCAAGGACGCCGGCACCGACGCCAACGTCCACATCACCATCTACGGCGTCAACGGCGACTCGGGCCGACGTCTCCTGCGCAAGAAGTTCCGTAATCTGTTTGAGCGAGGCTGCTCGGATCGCTTTGTGATAGAGATGCTGGATCTGGGGGAGCTGCTCAGAGTCAAGGTAGAGCAAGATAACAGCGGGTCCAACCACGGATGGTTTTTGGAGTGCGTGGAGGTGACCAACCTGGCCAACTCGGTCACTACCATCTTTCAGTGCGCCAAGTGGCTGGACAAGGGCAAGGCCGACGGCCGGATGGAGAGGATCCTCTATCCCAAGTACTAG